GAACTTCGCCAGGGTTCTTTGAACGTCGGTGACGTCAATCCCCTTTTTGAACTCTTTCTTAACAGGCAATTCGTTACCTGAAATCCATACCTTCATCTCGGAGTCGAGATCGACCCGCCCCGCAGTCTCGAACGAAAAATGGGTGATCGACTTATACGGGATGGAGTGGTACTCCGTCTTTCGACCGGATATTCCCTGTTTATCTACCATGATCAACCGCCTGTCCGTGAAAGCAAACAGGTCTCTGACCAGCTTGAAGACCCTGACCAGTTTCTCTTCCTCGATCAGTATCTGCGAGAACTCCTTTTCCATCTCTTCAACTTCGACCTCCGAAGCGTTGCCCATGACGGCGTTCAGAATCGACATAATCCCTCCCTGTGGTTTCTCCTGAATGGTTTCTCCCGATATGTACTACCCGGTTTTTTCCTGAACAGTCCTGATTCATCCTGAACAGTAATGCCGGTTATGCGGCAGCCCGTCAAGAACGGTCTTCCTCGTCCAGCAGCGCCGCGGCCTTTCGCAGGACGTCATCCATGGCCTCGGCGGGCAATGTGCAGATACG
The genomic region above belongs to Gemmatimonadota bacterium and contains:
- a CDS encoding PH domain-containing protein, which encodes MSILNAVMGNASEVEVEEMEKEFSQILIEEEKLVRVFKLVRDLFAFTDRRLIMVDKQGISGRKTEYHSIPYKSITHFSFETAGRVDLDSEMKVWISGNELPVKKEFKKGIDVTDVQRTLAKFTLD